Proteins co-encoded in one Arachis hypogaea cultivar Tifrunner chromosome 11, arahy.Tifrunner.gnm2.J5K5, whole genome shotgun sequence genomic window:
- the LOC140176161 gene encoding uncharacterized protein, whose amino-acid sequence MQQRRWMKLQKDYDFELNYHPEKANVVADALSRKSLYAAWMMLREKELLKAFESLKISVQEESGTLFIEQGKQWRVSEDQDGLWRFKDRIIVPDVGALRQDFLKEVHKSGFSIHPGSTKMYNDLKVMFWWPETFWDITTFGDSVMEVGEHCDGFCIRKADFDAVWRSPFHFEVLGCISESFQNPFELEYGLPSSNRWVGPVAYRMALRPHLSNLHDVFYMSQLQKYTPDTSHVLEPELVQLKEDLTLPVTPVRIDDTSIKKLCGKEVSLVKVAWIRAGVQGHTRELESEMRADYPHLFLGN is encoded by the exons atgcagCAGAGGAGGTGGATGAAGTTACAGAAGgactatgactttgagttgaattaccatccggaaaAAGCGAATGTTGTGGCAGATGCACTAAGTCGAAAATCGCTGTATGccgcttggatgatgcttcgagAAAAGGAGTTGCTCAAGGCATTCGAGAGTCTGAAGATCAGTGTCCAGGAAGAGTCTGGAACTCTGT TTATCGAGCAAGGGAagcagtggagagtgtcagaggATCAAGATGGGCTATGGAGATTCAAAGATAGGATCATTGTGCCTGATGTTGGGGCTCTGCGGCAGGATTTTCTAAAAGAAGTGCacaaaagtggattttctattCACCCtgggagtactaagatgtacaaTGATCTAAAAGTtatgttctggtggcctg AGACATTCTGGGACATTACAACCTTTGGAGATTCCGTAATGGAAGTGGGAGAGCATTGCGATGGATTTTGTATCAGGAAAGCCGATTTTGATGCTGTCTGG AGATCcccgtttcacttcgaggttctggggtgcatttcagaaagctttcagAACCCGTTTGAGCTTGagtacggcttaccatcctcaaacagatg ggttggaccggtggcgtatcggatggctctacggCCTCACCTTTCGAACCTGCATGACGTATTTTACATGTCACAGCTTCAGAAGTATACTCCTGAtactagccatgtgttagaacctgaattaGTCCAATTAAAGGAAGATCTGACTCTACCAGTgactccagtcagaattgatgacacGAGCATTAAGAAGTTGTgcggaaaagaggtttcattagtgaaAGTGGCATGGATTCGGGCCGGTGTTCAAGGACACACTCGGGAACTTGAGTCAGAAATGCGAGCAGACTACCCGCACCTATTCTTAGGTAACTGA